From the genome of Leptotrichia sp. oral taxon 847:
AAAAAAACTACCAAATTAATGGTAGTTCAAAAATTTACTATTTTTGATTTGCTACTATGTTTATTTCAACTCTTCTATTTTGCTGTCTTCCAGCCGCTGTTGTATTAGTTGCGACAGGATTTCTGCTTCCATAGCCTGTGGAAGTGATTCTCGAATTAGAAACACCATCTTCCTGTAATAAATTTGCCACCGCATTTGCCCTGTTTACTGATAATGGGTCATTTATTGCGTCATTTCCTGTATTGTCAGTATGTCCTGAAACTATTATTTTTGAATCAGGATAAGCTTTCAAAGTATCCGCAATTGATCTTACTGTCCCTTTAAACTGCGATTTCACAATATAGCTGTTTGTATCAAAAGTTATATTTTCAGGAGCGACTAATTTTATTTCACCTTCTCCGGTTCTCACGACTTTTACTCCTGTTCCACTCAATTTTTCTTTCAATTCCTTTTCCTGTCTGTCAAAAATGTTTCCAATTACTGCACCAACTGCTGCCCCTCCAGCTGTCCCAATAAGTGTCCCTTTTGTATCCTTTCCAATAGCTTGTCCAATTACAGCTCCTGCCGCTGCACCAATTCCTGTTCCAATTCCTGTTTTACTAATTTTTCTAGTTCCATCAGCCGCTGTTGTACATGAAACTGCTGATAATACTAATAACATAATGATTGCCAATATTTTTTTCATATTCCTTCCTCCTTGAAAGTTTTATATGTTTTAATAAATTATACAACATTTTTACTTTTATTTCGGTTAATTTAAAATTTGAAAATGCTTTTTCAAATAAGAAAATCCATTTTTGCTACAAGACATTGTTAAACATGATAATATTTTGTAATCAAAAATAAATTATTAAGAAAAGTAAAAAAATTAGTTAGTTCACAAAATTATTAAATTGTGATAGAATTAATTGATAGAAATAAAATAAGTGGAGAAATATTTATGAATCAAGATGAAAAATTATTTTTTCGATTTGATGTTCTAAAATTTGTTGCGATTATTATGGTTATTTTTATTCACATTGTATGCAGGAAATTGTATGAGATTGAAAATGGGATTTCTTACGAATGGATTGTTTCTAATGTGATTGACAGTTTTTGCAGGAGCTGTGTGCCAATTTTTGTTATGGTCAGTGGATTTTTTTTACTCGGAAAAGATGAAGAAATAACGTTTTTTTTTAAAAAGCGATTTTTGAAGATTATTCCAAAATTTTTGATTTATTCGGTAATTTTTTATCTTTTTACGATAATTTTTCAAAGTAATAATTTTAAAAGTGCTCTATTTTTTAAAAAAAGTTTTTATGTAAATTTTGTAAAACAGTTGTTAAATGGCAAAATTTACTATCATTTATGGTACGTTTATATGATAATTTCAATTTATCTTGTAACACCAATTTTACGAAAAATTATTTTGTGGGATAAAGAAAAAAAATTTAAAAATACAAAATATTTGATATTTATTTGGGGATTTTTTTGGATTTTTATACCGTTTTTGGATACGTTCTTGAAACTGAATACAAATGCTTATAATCAAATCGGACAATATATTGGGTACTTTTTACTTGGATATTTAATTGGGAATAAAAAAATTGAGATTTTTAAAAATAAAAAGGTAAATATGATTTTATTTTTTATATTTAATTTTCTAATTATTTATTTTACTTATATTTTTTCAAAAAAAGACAGTAAACTGTTTGACCATTTTTACAATTATCACTCGATATTTGTATTTGTAGTATCAGTTATGCTTTTTGAATTTATTATAAATTTCGAAGTAAAAAAGAAGCCAAAAAATAAAAATTTGAAATTGAAAAAATTTGTGAAAGCTGTGTCGACTGCGACATTTGATATTTATCTGATGCATCCTATTTTTGTGTATTTTTGTGAAAATTATTTTAAAAACAAAATGGGTTATGGAAAATACATAGCTGTTTCTTTTTTTATTGTATTTTTGGGAGCATTTTTTGTGAGTTTGATTTTTTATTACGTGAAAAAATTATTGGAAAGGAGTATAAAATGGCAGTAAGTGGTGTTAGGAAAAATTATTTGGGATTATTTTGGATACTTACAGTAGTCGTTTATTTAATTGGACTTATTATAATAAATAGAGGGCTTGGCTTTAGGAATGTAGGAATATTTGGAGTTGCACTGATTGCATATTATGTTGGAAATATTTATAATATTGCGGTTGGACGGTACAAACTTAGAGATATGGCAGTTGTTTGTATCGTTAACTTTATTTTTGCCATAGTAGCTAATTTTCTTAAAATATTTACGTTCTATGAAGCAATAGTTTTGTTTGGAATAATTGCGATGTTTCAAATAGTTTTTAGATATATTATCATCGTGGGAGTTGTTGAAAAGCAAAGAATTATGTTTGTTGGAGAAAATGATTACACGAAAGATTTGCTAGTCGGCATAAAAAAAGATGAGCAATATCGATTTATAGAACATTACAAAAATGTTGAAAAAAAGGATTATGGATATGATATTTTAAAAATATGTGATTTAAAAAAAGTAGATATAATCGTAGATTTTTCAGAAAATTTACTTGTAAATCCTAAAATTGTGGACAAACTTTTGAAAAATAAATTAAAAGGGCTTCAGTACTACAATTATCTGGAATTTTATGAAATGTATGAAAGTAAACTTCCTGTTTCACATCTAAGTCCGAAGTGGTTTTTGGAAAATACGGGATTTGAAATTTATCATAACAATTTTAATTTGAAAGTTAAAAGGATACTGGATATTATTTTTGCATTATTAATAGGGTTTTGTGTAATTCCAATTATGATTATTGCAGCAATCATTATAAAGCTGGAATCAAAAGGACCGATATTTTTTATTCAGGAAAGAATTGGCGAAGGAAATAAGCCTTTTAAAATTATAAAATTCCGTTCGATGACAACAGATGCGGAAAAAGACGGACCAAAATGGGCGACAAAAAATGACAACCGTGTTACAAAATTTGGTAAATTTATGCGACTTACGAGAGTGGACGAGTTGCCACAGCTATGGAACGTCATAAAAGGAGAAATGAGTTTTGTTGGACCTAGACCTGAACGTGAATTTTTCATAAAACAATTAGAAAAAGAGATAATGTATTATAATTTGAGACACACTGTAAAACCGGGATTAACAGGTTGGGCACAAGTGATGTATCCATACGGAGCAAGTATCGAAGACGCTTACAGAAAGCTTCAATACGATTTATATTATATAAAAAATCATGACATTTTGTTCGATTTGAAAATTTTATTAAAAACTGTAACAATTGTTATTTTTGGTAAAGGAAGATAGTAAAAAAAGAGATTTTTTATTTTAGTTCTTTTATTCAATTCATAACTTTTTAAAATTATTTTTCTATTTTTTTAGCAAATAATTTTATATAAATTGTTATTAATCATAAAAAAATCTCCTCTATAAGAATAAGCTATGAAAGAAAGGTAAAAAAAAAAGAATTTATTTCAAAATTATTGAAAGAACAAATATAATTTTAATAAAAAAATAAAAAAAACATTTTTAAATTAAAGGATTTGTAATGTCACAGATACTATAATTATTAAGCAAAATAAGTCTTATAAAAAATTCTCTCAATTATTTTAATTTAAAATTAATGTTTATCTGTAATATAATCACTATAAAAATGCTTGTTGATAATTATGGACTATATTAAAATATACCTTGTTTACGTATTATAAATATATTAAAATTAATTATAATTTAATAATATATTTTTTTAGAAAAGGAGAACGATGAAAATGGCAGAAGAATATATTGGAAATGAGGTATTTTATTTTAAGGATATATCAAGTCTTGATACATTTAATCAGACGATTGGGGAAAGATTTTGTATAAACGAAAATAAAACTTTTGATAGGGATATGATTAAGATACAGATAAAAGATTTGATTTTTGGAGTATGTTTTTT
Proteins encoded in this window:
- a CDS encoding acyltransferase; amino-acid sequence: MNQDEKLFFRFDVLKFVAIIMVIFIHIVCRKLYEIENGISYEWIVSNVIDSFCRSCVPIFVMVSGFFLLGKDEEITFFFKKRFLKIIPKFLIYSVIFYLFTIIFQSNNFKSALFFKKSFYVNFVKQLLNGKIYYHLWYVYMIISIYLVTPILRKIILWDKEKKFKNTKYLIFIWGFFWIFIPFLDTFLKLNTNAYNQIGQYIGYFLLGYLIGNKKIEIFKNKKVNMILFFIFNFLIIYFTYIFSKKDSKLFDHFYNYHSIFVFVVSVMLFEFIINFEVKKKPKNKNLKLKKFVKAVSTATFDIYLMHPIFVYFCENYFKNKMGYGKYIAVSFFIVFLGAFFVSLIFYYVKKLLERSIKWQ
- a CDS encoding OmpA family protein; protein product: MKKILAIIMLLVLSAVSCTTAADGTRKISKTGIGTGIGAAAGAVIGQAIGKDTKGTLIGTAGGAAVGAVIGNIFDRQEKELKEKLSGTGVKVVRTGEGEIKLVAPENITFDTNSYIVKSQFKGTVRSIADTLKAYPDSKIIVSGHTDNTGNDAINDPLSVNRANAVANLLQEDGVSNSRITSTGYGSRNPVATNTTAAGRQQNRRVEINIVANQK
- a CDS encoding exopolysaccharide biosynthesis polyprenyl glycosylphosphotransferase gives rise to the protein MAVSGVRKNYLGLFWILTVVVYLIGLIIINRGLGFRNVGIFGVALIAYYVGNIYNIAVGRYKLRDMAVVCIVNFIFAIVANFLKIFTFYEAIVLFGIIAMFQIVFRYIIIVGVVEKQRIMFVGENDYTKDLLVGIKKDEQYRFIEHYKNVEKKDYGYDILKICDLKKVDIIVDFSENLLVNPKIVDKLLKNKLKGLQYYNYLEFYEMYESKLPVSHLSPKWFLENTGFEIYHNNFNLKVKRILDIIFALLIGFCVIPIMIIAAIIIKLESKGPIFFIQERIGEGNKPFKIIKFRSMTTDAEKDGPKWATKNDNRVTKFGKFMRLTRVDELPQLWNVIKGEMSFVGPRPEREFFIKQLEKEIMYYNLRHTVKPGLTGWAQVMYPYGASIEDAYRKLQYDLYYIKNHDILFDLKILLKTVTIVIFGKGR